The following proteins are encoded in a genomic region of Arachis stenosperma cultivar V10309 chromosome 4, arast.V10309.gnm1.PFL2, whole genome shotgun sequence:
- the LOC130975080 gene encoding uncharacterized protein LOC130975080: MDFTKAGITRKSQLEELECLRMEAYENARIYIKKTKAFHDHHICKKDFQEGGEVLLYNSRLRFMPGKFRSWWDGLFRVKEVKPYGVVELFHPQSGATFKVNSHRVKKYHGYKSPREVEVFLLEDAPGGGEV, from the coding sequence ATGGATTTTACCAAGGCAGGTATAACCAGAAAATCGCAACTAGAGGAACTTGAATGTCTTAGGATGGAGGCATATGAGAATGCACGGATCTACATAAAGAAGACTAAGGCATTCCATGATCACCATATCTGCAAGAAAGATTTTCAAGAGGGTGGCGAAGTTCTTCTATACAACTCAAGGCTCAGATTTATGCCCGGAAAGTTCCGTTCATGGTGGGATGGTCTCTTTAGAGTAAAGGAGGTGAAGCCCTATGGTGTGGTCGAGCTATTCCACCCTCAAAGTGGTGCAACATTCAAAGTGAATAGCCACAGGGTAAAGAAGTATCATGGCTACAAGTCCCCAAGGGAAGTGGAGGTGTTCTTACTTGAAGATGCACCTGGAGGAGGAGAAGTTTAA